A region from the Ctenopharyngodon idella isolate HZGC_01 chromosome 13, HZGC01, whole genome shotgun sequence genome encodes:
- the pald1b gene encoding phosphatase domain containing paladin 1b isoform X2 has translation MGTSASATSQAAPLAPTHQADHQGNSMAEHRRSLQSVNIRNSKAKSIITNKVAPVVITNNCREEFQIHDKIQSSNYSMGRISDLLPEHYLVLGEFFMIQDVYNRADVLNTTKSHGAPNFRKVKGNYPLFGMGQTSLNGFKQVLQRLQIDGCEEVIFICVRGEPVVFFRSDGDFIPYTPRRRENLHENLHDLDRELSAEQIELSIRKELCDFAKLSENMFYVYNDIEHFKDEPQHVQILSEEDIHVTEEVYKRPLFTQPLHRYYRLPLPMEGAPLEETFDSFVNILREIPNLSVMRDSSRPLPALLFSCQVGVGRTNLGLILGALVLHHLQGASKSPRQEMQKSEHKLDFQVIQLLISRLPKGQQLLDEVDDAIAMCSEMHNIKVAVYENKLKLEGIGKDFQFQGSSTKGYFKQRTLQSLERYVYLLVFNAYLHDQYSQAFPQSFSQWMCMNAWIYRLLASMDTSELSAPANLITSGIRVLVSSEFLTTDLLSTAKEMKVANFRRVSKMALYGMGQPNSEAITVVMSYLTDQRRGHSTILWLNLQEELVLEANGQMFTPREPGCLEQPIPVFVQHPQQLQEMELALKQDVLGCEKWLEVITEQDKQMRMFRSCHTIEELFVHQKSIHPGLSYQRIPLSDCCAPKEEVFDQLLEAMKSSLAEDPTCAFIFNCHDGKHRTTAAMVIATLTLWHINGFPECEEDEIVSVPDAKYTKGEFEVVMQVVRVLPDGHCVKREVDAALDVVSETMTPMHYHLREIIISTYRQIKMAKSEADAQWLRLRSLQYLERYIYFILFNCYLHLEKKDSWRRSFSQWMYQVAARAGIYAILNHLGFSEFENPDDSLMTRLRFRWLPHSVQSIPMRGELI, from the exons ATGGGTACGAGCGCCAGTGCAACTTCCCAGGCTGCTCCGCTTGCACCTACACACCAGGCTGATCACCAAGGGAACAGCATGGCCGAGCACAGGCGCTCACTGCAGTCGGTGAACATTCGCAACAGCAAGGCTAAGTCCATCATCACAAACAAGGTGGCCCCTGTTGTCATCAC AAATAACTGCAGGGAAGAGTTTCAGATTCATGACAAGATCCAATCTTCCAACTACTCGATGGGAAGGATATCTGACCTGCTGCCTGAGCACTACCTAGTGTTG GGGGAGTTTTTTATGATACAGGATGTATACAACAGAGCTGATGTCTTAAATACTACAAAAAGCCACGGGGCCCCCAACTTCCGCAAGGTCAAGGGAAACTACCCCCTTTTTGGAATGGGCCAAACTAGCCTGAATGGTTTCAAACAGGTCCTCCAGAGACTGCAGATTGACGGCTGTGAG GAGGTGATTTTCATCTGCGTGAGGGGGGAGCCAGTGGTGTTCTTCCGCTCAGATGGAGACTTTATTCCGTACACTCCCAGGAGAAGAGAAAACCTCCATGAGAACCTGCATGACCTGGACAGAGAGCTCAGTGCAGAGCAAATAGAGCTCTCCATCCGAAAAGAG TTGTGTGACTTTGCTAAGCTGAGTGAAAATATGTTCTATGTCTATAATGACATTGAGCATTTTAAAGATGAGCCTCAGCATGTTCAGATTCTGTCAGAGGAGGACATTCATGTCACTGAGGAGGTCTATAAAAGACCACTCTTCACTCAACCATTACACAG ATATTACAGATTACCGCTCCCTATGGAAGGGGCACCACTGGAGGAGACATTTGATTCCTTTGTTAATATACTCAGG GAGATCCCAAACCTCTCTGTGATGCGGGATAGCTCCAGACCTCTACCTGCACTGCTCTTCAGCTGCCAGGTGGGGGTGGGACGCACCAATCTTGGCTTAATCCTTGGAGCCTTAGTCTTACATCACCTGCAGGGGGCATCAAAGAGCCCCAG GCAGGAAATGCAGAAGAGTGAACACAAATTGGATTTCCAAGTGATTCAGTTGCTAATCAGCCGCCTACCTAAAGGTCAACAACTTCTTGATGAG GTTGATGATGCTATTGCTATGTGTTCAGAGATGCATAACATAAAAGTTGCCGtgtatgaaaacaaactaaagcTTGAAGGCATTGGCAAAGACTTCCAGTTTCAA GGAAGCAGCACAAAAGGCTATTTTAAGCAAAGAACACTGCAGAGTCTTGAGCGCTATGTGTACCTACTAGTATTCAATGCGTATCTTCATGATCAG TATTCACAGGCATTTCCCCAGAGCTTCAGTCAGTGGATGTGTATGAACGCTTGGATCTACAGACTGCTGGCCAGCATGGATACCTCAGAACTCTCAGCACCAGCAAACCTCATAACCAGTGGGATTCGAGTTCTG gTGTCCAGTGAGTTTTTAACAACGGATCTGCTCAGTACAGCCAAGGAGATGAAAGTGGCCAATTTCAGACGTGTTTCCAAAATGGCTCTGTATGGAATGGGCCAGCCAAACTCTGAG GCTATCACTGTTGTGATGTCGTACCTGACAGATCAGAGGCGAGGGCACTCCACAATTCTCTGGCTGAATCTGCAGGAGGAGCTTGTGCTGGAGGCAAATGGACAAATGTTCACCCCACGAGAACCAGGCTGTCTGGAACAGCCTATTCCAGTCTTTGTTCAACATCCACAGCAGCTCCAG GAAATGGAGCTGGCACTGAAGCAGGATGTCCTGGGGTGTGAGAAGTGGCTGGAGGTGATTACAGAGCAGGATAAACAGATGAGGATGTTTAGGAGTTGTCACACCATAGAGGAGCTCTTTGTCCATCAGAAGAGCATTCATCCAGGACTCAGCTACCAACGGATTCCCCTGTCTGACTGCTGCGCACCTAAAGAAGAG GTTTTTGATCAGTTGTTGGAGGCCATGAAGAGCAGTCTGGCTGAAGACCCTACCTGTGCTTTCATCTTCAACTGTCATGATGGGAAACACCGAACTACTGCAGCTATGGTCATTGCCACTCTCACCCTGTGGCACATTAAT GGCTTTCCTGAATGTGAAGAAGATGAGATTGTAAGTGTTCCAGATGCCAAGTACACCAAAGGAGAGTTTGAG GTGGTGATGCAGGTGGTAAGGGTGTTACCTGATGGCCATTGTGTGAAGAGAGAAGTGGACGCTGCTCTAGATGTTGTTAGTGAGACAATGACACCCATGCATTACCATTTAAGGGAAATCATCATATCCACTTACAGACAG ATTAAAATGGCTAAATCGGAGGCTGATGCTCAGTGGTTGAGGTTAAGGAGCCTACAGTACCTCGAGCGCTACATTTATTTCATCCTGTTTAACTGCTACCTCCATCTGGAGAAGAAAGACTCCTGGAGGCGATCCTTCAGCCAGTGGATGTACCAG GTGGCAGCTAGAGCTGGCATCTATGCCATCCTCAACCATCTGGGCTTTTCTGAGTTTGAGAATCCTGACGACTCTCTGATGACCAGGCTCCGTTTCCGCTGGCTCCCACACAGTGTCCAGTCTATTCCCATGCGAGGGGAACTTATTTAG
- the pald1b gene encoding phosphatase domain containing paladin 1b isoform X1, with translation MMQKPKDVNTRGTAVRPSVQIMGTSASATSQAAPLAPTHQADHQGNSMAEHRRSLQSVNIRNSKAKSIITNKVAPVVITNNCREEFQIHDKIQSSNYSMGRISDLLPEHYLVLGEFFMIQDVYNRADVLNTTKSHGAPNFRKVKGNYPLFGMGQTSLNGFKQVLQRLQIDGCEEVIFICVRGEPVVFFRSDGDFIPYTPRRRENLHENLHDLDRELSAEQIELSIRKELCDFAKLSENMFYVYNDIEHFKDEPQHVQILSEEDIHVTEEVYKRPLFTQPLHRYYRLPLPMEGAPLEETFDSFVNILREIPNLSVMRDSSRPLPALLFSCQVGVGRTNLGLILGALVLHHLQGASKSPRQEMQKSEHKLDFQVIQLLISRLPKGQQLLDEVDDAIAMCSEMHNIKVAVYENKLKLEGIGKDFQFQGSSTKGYFKQRTLQSLERYVYLLVFNAYLHDQYSQAFPQSFSQWMCMNAWIYRLLASMDTSELSAPANLITSGIRVLVSSEFLTTDLLSTAKEMKVANFRRVSKMALYGMGQPNSEAITVVMSYLTDQRRGHSTILWLNLQEELVLEANGQMFTPREPGCLEQPIPVFVQHPQQLQEMELALKQDVLGCEKWLEVITEQDKQMRMFRSCHTIEELFVHQKSIHPGLSYQRIPLSDCCAPKEEVFDQLLEAMKSSLAEDPTCAFIFNCHDGKHRTTAAMVIATLTLWHINGFPECEEDEIVSVPDAKYTKGEFEVVMQVVRVLPDGHCVKREVDAALDVVSETMTPMHYHLREIIISTYRQIKMAKSEADAQWLRLRSLQYLERYIYFILFNCYLHLEKKDSWRRSFSQWMYQVAARAGIYAILNHLGFSEFENPDDSLMTRLRFRWLPHSVQSIPMRGELI, from the exons ATGATGCAAAAACCAAAGGATGTGAACACACGCGGCACAGCTGTGAGACC CTCTGTGCAGATTATGGGTACGAGCGCCAGTGCAACTTCCCAGGCTGCTCCGCTTGCACCTACACACCAGGCTGATCACCAAGGGAACAGCATGGCCGAGCACAGGCGCTCACTGCAGTCGGTGAACATTCGCAACAGCAAGGCTAAGTCCATCATCACAAACAAGGTGGCCCCTGTTGTCATCAC AAATAACTGCAGGGAAGAGTTTCAGATTCATGACAAGATCCAATCTTCCAACTACTCGATGGGAAGGATATCTGACCTGCTGCCTGAGCACTACCTAGTGTTG GGGGAGTTTTTTATGATACAGGATGTATACAACAGAGCTGATGTCTTAAATACTACAAAAAGCCACGGGGCCCCCAACTTCCGCAAGGTCAAGGGAAACTACCCCCTTTTTGGAATGGGCCAAACTAGCCTGAATGGTTTCAAACAGGTCCTCCAGAGACTGCAGATTGACGGCTGTGAG GAGGTGATTTTCATCTGCGTGAGGGGGGAGCCAGTGGTGTTCTTCCGCTCAGATGGAGACTTTATTCCGTACACTCCCAGGAGAAGAGAAAACCTCCATGAGAACCTGCATGACCTGGACAGAGAGCTCAGTGCAGAGCAAATAGAGCTCTCCATCCGAAAAGAG TTGTGTGACTTTGCTAAGCTGAGTGAAAATATGTTCTATGTCTATAATGACATTGAGCATTTTAAAGATGAGCCTCAGCATGTTCAGATTCTGTCAGAGGAGGACATTCATGTCACTGAGGAGGTCTATAAAAGACCACTCTTCACTCAACCATTACACAG ATATTACAGATTACCGCTCCCTATGGAAGGGGCACCACTGGAGGAGACATTTGATTCCTTTGTTAATATACTCAGG GAGATCCCAAACCTCTCTGTGATGCGGGATAGCTCCAGACCTCTACCTGCACTGCTCTTCAGCTGCCAGGTGGGGGTGGGACGCACCAATCTTGGCTTAATCCTTGGAGCCTTAGTCTTACATCACCTGCAGGGGGCATCAAAGAGCCCCAG GCAGGAAATGCAGAAGAGTGAACACAAATTGGATTTCCAAGTGATTCAGTTGCTAATCAGCCGCCTACCTAAAGGTCAACAACTTCTTGATGAG GTTGATGATGCTATTGCTATGTGTTCAGAGATGCATAACATAAAAGTTGCCGtgtatgaaaacaaactaaagcTTGAAGGCATTGGCAAAGACTTCCAGTTTCAA GGAAGCAGCACAAAAGGCTATTTTAAGCAAAGAACACTGCAGAGTCTTGAGCGCTATGTGTACCTACTAGTATTCAATGCGTATCTTCATGATCAG TATTCACAGGCATTTCCCCAGAGCTTCAGTCAGTGGATGTGTATGAACGCTTGGATCTACAGACTGCTGGCCAGCATGGATACCTCAGAACTCTCAGCACCAGCAAACCTCATAACCAGTGGGATTCGAGTTCTG gTGTCCAGTGAGTTTTTAACAACGGATCTGCTCAGTACAGCCAAGGAGATGAAAGTGGCCAATTTCAGACGTGTTTCCAAAATGGCTCTGTATGGAATGGGCCAGCCAAACTCTGAG GCTATCACTGTTGTGATGTCGTACCTGACAGATCAGAGGCGAGGGCACTCCACAATTCTCTGGCTGAATCTGCAGGAGGAGCTTGTGCTGGAGGCAAATGGACAAATGTTCACCCCACGAGAACCAGGCTGTCTGGAACAGCCTATTCCAGTCTTTGTTCAACATCCACAGCAGCTCCAG GAAATGGAGCTGGCACTGAAGCAGGATGTCCTGGGGTGTGAGAAGTGGCTGGAGGTGATTACAGAGCAGGATAAACAGATGAGGATGTTTAGGAGTTGTCACACCATAGAGGAGCTCTTTGTCCATCAGAAGAGCATTCATCCAGGACTCAGCTACCAACGGATTCCCCTGTCTGACTGCTGCGCACCTAAAGAAGAG GTTTTTGATCAGTTGTTGGAGGCCATGAAGAGCAGTCTGGCTGAAGACCCTACCTGTGCTTTCATCTTCAACTGTCATGATGGGAAACACCGAACTACTGCAGCTATGGTCATTGCCACTCTCACCCTGTGGCACATTAAT GGCTTTCCTGAATGTGAAGAAGATGAGATTGTAAGTGTTCCAGATGCCAAGTACACCAAAGGAGAGTTTGAG GTGGTGATGCAGGTGGTAAGGGTGTTACCTGATGGCCATTGTGTGAAGAGAGAAGTGGACGCTGCTCTAGATGTTGTTAGTGAGACAATGACACCCATGCATTACCATTTAAGGGAAATCATCATATCCACTTACAGACAG ATTAAAATGGCTAAATCGGAGGCTGATGCTCAGTGGTTGAGGTTAAGGAGCCTACAGTACCTCGAGCGCTACATTTATTTCATCCTGTTTAACTGCTACCTCCATCTGGAGAAGAAAGACTCCTGGAGGCGATCCTTCAGCCAGTGGATGTACCAG GTGGCAGCTAGAGCTGGCATCTATGCCATCCTCAACCATCTGGGCTTTTCTGAGTTTGAGAATCCTGACGACTCTCTGATGACCAGGCTCCGTTTCCGCTGGCTCCCACACAGTGTCCAGTCTATTCCCATGCGAGGGGAACTTATTTAG
- the qrfpra gene encoding pyroglutamylated RF-amide peptide receptor yields MGDMKITPEVLEQLLQFYNLTRREFIETYQIQPLVYIPELPASAKTTFVIVYTVIFLLALIGNSLVVYIVLRKRGIQTATNIFICSLAVSDLLISFFCIPFTLLQNISSEWFGGVLVCKTVPFVQTTAIVTGILTMTCIAAERYQGIVHPLKIKRQCTPQRAYRMLVVVWIAAMVIGSPMLFVQQLEVKYDFLYDLHHVCCQERWSSSTHRKQYATFILVFLFLLPLAAMLILYTRIGIELWIRKQVGDSSVLNAMNQREVSKISRKKRRAIKMMVTIVVLFTVCWAPFHTVHMLFEYSYLNTKYDDITINMIIAVAQAIGFSNSFNNPIVYAFMNENFQKNCMSTLSFCIRRSSHRVDVKDKSKVTFYKSARQEDDISVMPRIHIVD; encoded by the exons ATGGGGGATATGAAGATTACTCCAGAAGTGTTGGAGCAACTATTACAATTTTACAATCTTACTCGTCGGGAGTTTATTGAGACGTACCAGATTCAGCCGTTGGTTTACATCCCTGAGTTACCAGCCAGCGCCAAAACTACGTTTGTTATTGTGTACACGGTGATTTTTCTCCTGGCTCTCATTGGCAATAGTCTGGTTGTCTATATTGTATTAAGAAAGCGCGGGATTCAGACTGCCACAAATATTTTTATCTGCTCTCTAGCCGTCAGCGACCTTCTGATATCTTTCTTCTGCATCCCATTTACTCTGCTACAGAACATCTCCTCTGAGTGGTTCGGGG GTGTGTTGGTGTGCAAAACAGTCCCCTTTGTTCAGACCACCGCTATTGTGACTGGCATTCTCACTATGACCTGTATCGCTGCAGAGAGGTACCAGGGGATTGTACACCCTCTGAAAATCAAAAGACAGTGCACCCCACAAAGAGCATACCGAATGCTGG TGGTTGTCTGGATTGCAGCCATGGTGATTGGATCCCCAATGCTCTTTGTTCAACAATTAGAg GtgaaatatgactttctgtatGATCTCCATCATGTATGCTGTCAGGAGCGCTGGAGCTCAAGCACTCACAGGAAGCAGTATGCTACCTTCATTCTAGTGTTCCTCTTCCTCCTGCCACTTGCAGCCATGCTGATACTCTACACCAGAATTGGTATTGAGCTGTGGATTCGCAAACAAGTTGGGGACTCCTCAGTTCTCAATGCCATGAACCAAAGGGAAGTGAGCAAAATAtccag AAAGAAGCGAAGGGCCATCAAGATGATGGTCACCATTGTTGTGCTGTTTACTGTCTGCTGGGCACCTTTCCATACAGTTCACATGCTGTTTGAGTACA GTTACCTGAACACGAAGTATGATGACATCACAATCAATATGATTATTGCTGTTGCACAGGCCATAGGTTTTTCAAATTCTTTCAACAATCCTATTGTCTATGCTTTCATGAATGAGAACTTCCAGAAGAACTGCATGTCCACTCTTTCCTTTTGCATTAGGAGGTCCAGTCACCGTGTAGATGTGAAGGACAAATCGAAAGTAACTTTTTATAAGTCTGCCAGACAGGAAGACGACATCTCTGTCATGCCCAGAATACATATAGTTGATTAG
- the eif4ebp2 gene encoding eukaryotic translation initiation factor 4E-binding protein 2 — protein sequence MSSSRQFSESRAIPTRTVLINDSTQLPHDYCTTPGGTLFSTTPGGTRIIYDRKFLLDRRNSPIAQTPPAHLPVIPGVTGKNILNENKRNEANNINNHDAKPGQAEDAQFEMDI from the exons ATGTCGTCCAGTCGTCAGTTTAGTGAGAGCAGGGCCATCCCGACCAGGACGGTGCTGATCAACGACTCAACGCAGCTACCTCACGACTATTGCACCACTCCTGGAGGCACTTTATTCTCCACCACCCCGGGAG GAACCCGAATAATCTATGATCGCAAGTTCCTATTAGACCGGCGTAACTCACCCATCGCCCAGACCCCACCAGCACACCTGCCGGTTATCCCAGGAGTGACGGGCAAGAACATCCTCAATGAAAACAAGAGGAATGAAGCTAACAACATCAACAACCATGATGCCAAACCAGGGCAAG CTGAAGATGCTCAGTTTGAGATGGACATCTAA